The sequence GCCCGGTCCGTGTCTGCTGACACTGGAGGCCAAGGACGGAGCCGTGCAGGTGAGCGTGTGGGACAGCGGCACCACGCTGCCGACGGTGCTGCCCGCGGACCCTCAGCGGATCGGCCAGCACGGCCTGGAGATCGTGATGGCGGTGTGCCAGACCTTCTGTATCCAGCGGGATCCGGTGGGCAAGCGGATCACCGCGGCCATCGTGCTCGCCGACGACCCCGGTGGCGATGCGGCCGGCCGCCAGGCCATGTGACATCAAGCTGCAAGGCCCCGCCACCCTCAAGTGCAGGGTACGGACCAGGGACGTCGCCACGGGGCCGTGACGGCACAGAGCAAACCGCACGCCCGCCCCGGGCACAGGACGCCGATGGCGATGTCGAAGCCAGTGGTTCAGACGGCGGCTGCGGAAGTCATCGCTCCGGCGGTACGGCGGTATGCGGCGTTGATGCGCTGGGCTTCTTCGAGCTGGTCCTCAAGGATGATGATGCGGCAGGCCGCCTCGACCGGGGTGCCGTGATCGACGAGTTCCCGGGCGCGGGCGGCGATGCGCAGCTGGTAGCGGGAGTAGCGGCGGTGACCGCCCTCGGAACGCAGCGGGGTGATCAACCGGGCATCTCCGATGGCGCGCAGGAAGGCGGGGGTGGTGCCGAGCATGTCGGCGGCCCGGCCCATGGTGTAGGCGGGGTAGTCGTCGTCATCGAGACGGCCGAAGGAATCGTCTGCTGTCACGTGCACCTCGTCTGTGGAAGCTGTGGAACGCGTGGAGGGGCCCTGGTGCCGTACGGCACCAGGGCCCCGAAGGAACTGCTACACCATCTGCCGGCCCTGATATCGCACCGGCCTTCTGTGTCCGCAGACCCGACCCGAATGCGGTCGGAACTGCCGGGATCGCGGTTGCTTGACCGGAGACCACCTCACTATCGATGTCCTGCGGTACCCGGGTTCAAGATGTCCGCCCGGGCGATCCTGATGGCGCTTTGGCTCCTCCGTTCATCCCTCTTGATCTGAACTGCACTTTCCAAAGGGGGGACTGCGACCTGCTCTTACCTGCTGATGATGCGAACTGCTTGGCGGCCTTTTGTCAGCACCGCTCTCCGGCAGCCAGCCCCGTCGCCCGCCCTGCGTCTGCTCTGGGCTTAGAACCCCACTGCCGAACCTCCCGGAACGCGCGCCCGCAGCCGGCGCCTTCACCGAGGTACTGCTCTGCTACTTCGCTGCTGGATACCGCGTACTTCACCTGCGGGTACTGCCACCGCATGTCCTGTGCGGCGATCCTGCTAGCGGTGGCCCCTGATCACTGCGGGCCACCCGGTCCGGCCGTCAGCCCTGTCGCCGTCCTGCAACTGCTCTGGCTTCAAAGCTCCACCGCCGCACCGCACTGCACACTGCAACTACATACTTCTTGACCGGCAGTTCGTCTCTGCCAGGCCCTGCTGTCTCTCTGGGCTACGAGAAAAACCATACCCACACCATCAACCAATGTCTACTCTCGCCAGCATAGATTTCCGACTCGTCAGCGATGCATTTATCGCACGTCTCCGCCACCCACGTGGATTGGGGCCGGCCCCGGATCGCGCCGTCCCTCACCGAGTGGCAGTCGGCCCGCGCCCGTAACCCGCTGCCGGGCGCGCGCCATAGCTGCCTCGGGAGGTTGGTGCCGGCTCAGGCTGGCTATTGTCCGCTGAACCAGCGTTCGGCTGCGTCATGATGTCCGTTGTTGAGCAGCCAGGCTTTCGCGGTCGCATCGTCGACGAATCCGTAGGTGTCCGAGTTTTCCTGTTCGGTCCAGGCGTTGAAGAGCCAGCGGCCGTCGCGGGCGCGGCACAGGGCCTGGTGCCCGTACTGGCCGAGCGCGGTGGGGCAGACGTTGGCGGGGTCCTCTCGTATCCGGTGGCGAAGCCGGGGTCGAACCAGTCGGCCAATGAGGGGGCGTCCTCGTACTCGCCAGCGGGATAGGTGACGACGTTGAAGTGCGGCATGCCTCCTCCTCCGGGCTGTGCGCGTGCGGCAATGGTTCCACCCCCGAGTCCCCGACAGCCCCCGACCGGTCACGGTGACCGGTCGGGGGCTGTCGGAAGCCTGGGGGTGGTCAGGACAGTTCGGCGAAACACAGCCAGGCGGGCGGTTGCAGGCTGGCCCGGCCCGTGTAGCCGAGGACTCGGATCGCGTACGCGAGGGCGTTGAGAGCCAGAGGCCCTTTCGCCCGCAGCAGAGCGAGCCTGTGGCGTGCAGACACCGGGCCCCGTATTCCGCCCGCGGATGCGGTGCAGGCCCGGCGCGTCCCTCGGAGCATCGAAGTGCCGGGCCGTCTACGCCACGGCCACTCGGAGGGAGTGCCCACCGGCGCTGCTCGGGGGAACCGGCGCCGGGCCGGGCACGCGGCCGCCGCATCCGTGGCGGCGGCCGCCGCCACGCCACCAGAGCCCATCCAAAAGGCCGGCCGCCACGCCCGTGGCGCACCGCACAAGGAGCTGTCCCCCATCACCGCCCCCTGGCCCATCCGCCGCGAAGAGTGCCGCGTGGTGCGTCCCCGCGGAGAACTCGACCTCGCCAGTCGCGATGCCTTCGCACAGCTCCTGCGGGGAACCTGCCGCACCACCCTGGACGCCTGGCTCATCGTCGACCTCACCGCGGTGACCTTCATGGACTGCACCCCGCTGCACGAACTGTGCACCGCCCAAAAACGCTGCGCGCAGGCCGGCCGCGGCCTGCGCCTGGTCTACGACCAGCCCGCCATCGGCCGCCTCCTCGCCTTCAGCAGCCTGGCCGCCGTCTTCCCCCGCTACGCCAGCCCCGATGACGCCTGGTCAGGACAAGCAACCACCAAGCCCTCCTGATCCGCACGCCCCGCCGGTATACCGGCAACGGGCTCTGCGTTCTGCGCCGACGGAACGCACAGCCCGCTTCCCCCTACGCCACCGGATACGCGACCGCCAGCCCGAGCATCGGCGGAAAGAGCAGCACGTATCCGGTGAACGGCCGGGGACGTTCGATGAATACGCCCCGCTCCACGCCCCGGCCCCCGGCCTGGCCCCACCGCAGAACAGACTCCAGATACCGCGCCACGCACCACAACCCCCAGCTCACGCCAGCCCGATGACACAGGCCAGCCCGGTGCCCGCCCGGCCCGGACACCACCCCATGAGACGCGCACCCAACTGCGGGACGCGCTCGCGAAACGGCCGGTCATCGACAGGGCCCGCGGAGCCCTGACAGACCTCTGCTCCTGCTCCGCGGACGACGCACTGGAAATCTTGATGGACATCTCCCGGCACTCCGCCACCCAGCTGTACGACGTCGCCGAAGCCCTCCTCACCAGCGTCCAGGGCAAGCCGCTGCCGACACCTCTGCAGAGCCACCTCGCCGCCGCGGCCGCCAGAATGCGCACACGCCACCACGGCCACGCATAGAACAAGCCCGGTATGCGTGCCCACAAGGCGCCAACGTCGTTGACAAGGCAGCGCGCACCCGCTTCCTCACCGCGGATGCGTAGTCTCCGAGGGTCCAACACCCGTCATGGCGTTGGACCCTCACTCCATAGGGTGTCTCCCCCGACGTAACGTCGGGCCACCCCGGGGTACCGCCGCCAGATCAAGGTGCAGGCCAACCTCCAGGAGGGCCGCCACGCGCTTGCCCGGAAGATCCTTCCACGGCCGGGCCGGGCAGCTCTACCAGCGCTACCAGGACGGCATGGAGGACCAGATCGGCGCCCTGGGACTCGTCCTCAACGCCCTGGTGCTGTTCAGCACCCGCTACATGGACTCCGCCGTCACGCAGCTGCGCGCCGACGGCTTCGACGTACGAATATGCGGACGTGGCCCGTCTGTCGCCGTTCGTGCGGCACCACATCAACGTGCTGGGCCGTTACTCCTTCTCGCTGCCCAACTTGCGAGGCGTCCCAGATGTGGGCTGCGGACAGGTCGATGACGACCTTGTCGGGGTCGGCGGCGTAGTTGAACTGGCCGACGAGGTCGTTGGAGGAGGCGAAGAACAGTTCGCCGGTCACGGCGTACACCACCGTGCTGCCGTCGGGATCGGTGACCGCGGTGACGTTGGCGAGGTGGGCGACGCGTTTGGCGAAGATGACCATTGCGGTGATGGAGCCGATGGCGAGGTTGTCGGTGGCGACCACGCAGATCACGGTAATGACCATGACGGCGATCTCCCCGGCTGGCATCCGCTTGAGGGTGTGGGTAGCCGCCTCTGCGACAGCCGGCCAACCCGATGACGACCGATCAACAGCAGCCACCTGGTCACTTCCCGACAGCGGACCGCCCCTCACCCACGCCCTGCCATCAGGTAGCCAGCGCTCCACGCTGCTGACCCTCACCCGCTGCTACCGGCACACCCACTCACCCAGGGAACCGGACCCTGTCCACTGGGGAGAAGCTCGGGCTCGCACAGGCAGTCCGTTACGAGAAGGCCAACGGAGCGTCCATACCCAGCTACAGCCACATCGCGGTGGCACTGCGCAGTACCGGACAACAATGATCCTGCTCAGCGTGCTCGATCGGCAGACTTCACAAGATCCTCGCCAGAGCCGAAATACGTGAACATCCACACCACGGCAGGCTTCGGGTCGTCGAGAACTGGAACAGCGCGAACACCGTGCTCCGCTATGGCAAGATCCCAGCACCACACCACACGACAGCAGGATCGGGGAGTTCCGGGGATCCTGCCGCAGGCCGAGGCGACGCCAGGTCAGGAGCGGTTCAACTCATACAACTTCCGTCCGGCCGAGGAATAGACGAGTGCGTGGTCGTCGCCATCGAACCGGACTGTGTACGCGGCCTCGTTGGGACTCTGGACCACCGTGAGTGTGTACTGCCCGGCTTCGTTCGGCCGTGTGGACAGGCTGCATCGCATCGGACCGCCGATGTCGAGTGGCCTTCCGTTGTTGTAGTAGAACCCTGTGCACTGTCCGTCTTCGCCGAACGTCTTGATCCCAGTGTCGTCGCTCGGTGTCCAAGAGCCCGCCAGGGGCGGCGAGTCGGTCGTGTCACCCGAGGAGTCGTCCCCGCCTGCCCAGATGGAAAGGCCGGCGATGAGTCCCAGTACGACGATGCCCCCGATGGTCGTCCGCACCTTGTTGCGTTCGGCCGCGTTGATGACGTTGGTGATGACCTTGGTGATGACCTTGTTGTTGTTCCCCGTCACGATGGATCCGCCGGAGCCCGTTCGGTAGCTCGGCCCCCTCGACCGGTCGTCGTCACCCTCGCCCTCCAGCGCCTCCCGAAGCGCTGCCGCGAGTTGGTGGTCACGGTCGACCGCGGCCTTGACCGCGTTCTCCGCGTCCGCGCGCGCCGAGGGAGACGCTTCTCCCTGCTCCTGGGATTCGGTTAGCAGCCGCCGGATCGCCGGGTCACCGCCCAGCTTGGTCGCGATGAGCCCGCGGACGCGTTCCGCGGCCACATCCAAAGCCTGATCGGCGAGTCCGTTGAACTCCACTCCGACGCGACGGGCCTTTCCTGCCGCCCATACGACCAGCATTCCGACCGTCGCGGAGATCAAGTCCATGGTGCGCTTCCTTCTGCCAGCTGCCGTGAAGCCGATGAGTCCGGTCGTAGGAAGGTGAGATCCCGCCGTGCTGGAACAGCCCGGCCCTTGACGGAGGTCCGGAGAGCGCCGTCCCGACCACGGCGGGGGCGGACCTACCGGCCGCCTTCCCGGTCGCTGATCTTCTTGCCCATGGCGGCGCCCCCTGCGCCCACCATGGCCAGCACCCCGTAGGTGAGGAACAGGGCCGTGCTGGTGGTCCCTTGGCTCAACAGGAAGGCCATGACCACGAACAGAACAATTCCGGCGGCCATTAATGCTTTTCCGTTGCCCATGCCGTACCCCGTTCTTTCGGCACTTCTCGCCCTCGAAGCCGAGGTGCAGGACAAGCTAGCAACAAAGGGCGGCGTGATGAGCTTTTCTCCTCAAATACCCACTGACGGTTTTCAACGGAATGATCTACGTGAAGCGGTATGAACCGCTCCGTGCGTGAGCCACGGCTGGTGCAAAGTGCTGGTGACCACGAGAGTGTGCAGGTCCCAGCGGTGTGACGTTGTGGGTAGCCGCCTCTGCGACAGCCGGCCAACCCGATGACGACCGATCAACAGCAGCCACCTGGTCACTTCCCGACAGCGGACCGCCCCTCACCCACGCCCTGCCATCAGGTAGCCAGCGCTCCACGCTGCTGACCCTCACCCGCTGCTATCAGCACGCCCACTCACACGTGTGGAGCTAGCTGGAACTACGATGCTTGGGCGGCATCCGGCTCAGCACCAAGGCAGGTCAGACGCCTTCGCCAAGACCTCGCTATAGGGCGCCAGGCCAACACCACACGAAGGATGCTGTTGGTGATCTTCAGTTAGTCAGGGTTCGGCAGAGTCGCTTGAATCGGCTGGCGTGGTGGTGAGGTGCCTGGCGGGAAGTGTCCGCTCAGGCGGATGATGTTCGTCCCGGCGGCGGTCAGGACGTGCTGGACGTGCGTCTTGGCCATGCCTCGGTAGCGGCAGTGCCGTAGTCCGTGGGCGTGGATGGTTTCGGAGACGGTGGCTTCGCAGCCGGCCCGGATCGCATAGTGCTGCCGCCACTGGAGGGTGTCCTGTTCGCGTCGGACCCGTGTCTGGATCTCCTGCAGGGGCTGGGGCAGCAAGATGATGTGCCGGGCGCGGTCGTCGGTGGTGCCCGTGCATTCCTGCCGGGCTTCGCAGACCCGGCAGGCTGGCTTGGGGAACAGCACGGACAGCCGTTCATGCCCGTCACCCCGAGTCGCCTTCCAGGGATGGCTGGTCACTCCCCGGGGGCAGGTGAGGGTGCGGGCGTCCCAGTCGGGTGTGAAGTCGGCCTTGGTGAAGCCGGGATGCTCACGAGCCTTGGGGTCGGCCCGAACCGGGCCGGTCAGTACCACCCCGTGGGTGCCGGCGGCCCGGTCGATGGATTCAGGAGTGATGTATCCGGCGTCGACGAAGTGCTCCGGGTCCGTGAATCCCTGCCGGACCAGGTCCCGGTGGATCTGTTCGAGGGCGTCGATGTCCTGCTCGGGCGCCGGCCTGGTGGTGACCTGCACAATCACGTGCGGACCATCACCACAGGTTTCGCTCTGGTGATCGCGATAGCCGATCCACTCCTTCTTTCCCGACGCGGTCAGCTGCTGGCTGTAGTGAGCCTCGCCGTCATAGGGAGAGATGATCTCCATGCTCACCCACGGGACACTGGCCTTCTCCCTCCGGCCTTCCCGCGGCCTCGGGACGCGAAGCGGCTCTGCGCGGCATATCGCGCCTGCTCAACCGGTCCTTGGTGGACTTCGGTCCCCGCCACCGCTGCCGCCCTGCGCTGTCGAACGAGTACTGCTGCACCCACACGCGCCGCAGAATTTCCACCTGCGCCAACGCCCTCAGCCGCGGCGGGACTTCATCGCTGAAAACAGCCGACAGAAGCCGCATTCCGTCCGCGCCGACCTGCAGCACGTACTCCTCCAGCGCCGCCTTGCCCTTGGGCAGCCGATGGTAGATGGCCGGACGTCCGTACCGGTCCGCCCAATCCGCGGTAACCAATGACGCCAGCCAGACCTCATCCGCCAGCGTCAACTGCTCCAGAGCGGCACGCAGAGTCTCGGTGACCAACTCCGCCCGTCTCAGCTTCCGAATGGCAGCGAGTTCTTGAGTGGAGTCCGTACGCACCGCACCACGCCGCTTGACCAGGCCCGCAGCCGCCAGGTGGTCGACCATCACGGCCAGCAGCCGATCCGCCAGGTGGTCGACCATCACGGCCAGCAGCCGATCCGCCCGGTCATCCTGGGCCATACGGTCCCGGAACTCGCTGAGCACGGAATGGTCGAAGCCCGGATCGTCCAGCTCAAGGCCGTGAAGTCGGCCCGGAGCGCGGTCCCGGCCTTTCGGCCGGGCCGTTTCTCCGGACCGCTTCCCGCACCCGCCGTGTGCCTCTCAACGCAACGGGCGCTCCACAAGACCCGGCCCAGATCCGCCAGATTCGAGCCGGTGGAAGTGTTACGAGGCTTCAGACACTGGTTCCTCTCGTACGGCTTCTCAACTCGCTTGCCCGGCCCGTACCGTCTGGCAGTACCAGTACGTCCCGTCGTCGTCAGGGCTGCTTACCGTCCTCCCGCGCGTCTCCGCGATCAGACTGCCCTCAGCTTCACCGGCCTGCTGCGACAGGCCAGCGGCGGGGCCCTTTCGCCCCCGCCCGGAATAGCGGCGCATCGTGGCGCACCAGACAGTACTTCCAGTCCATCCGGCAGCGGACCGCCTCGGCGGCCTGCCGGTCCGTGAGGTTCTCCGCGTACTGCAACACCGACACCATCGCCAGCCGAGCCAGCGACAACCCCCGCCGCCCGTCAACCGGATACCAGTCGGCGAAGTGCTCATCGGCGAACAGCTCGTCCAACCGGTCACGCACCCACATGGCCACTGTGCCCCGTGGATTGCTCGCCCGCGCCATCCGAACCGTCAACGGCGGAATCGTCCGCCCCGAACCTGAACCCATCGACATCGCGGCCACCCCTCCGACCGCTCGAACCACCCCGCCCAGACCAGCGCAGCACACCGCACCGATCCACACGCCAACCAGGTCATGGACTTCACTCCACCGGGTGAAGATCACCAACAGCATCCCGACTACGGGCCAGAGCCGAACGTCTTACAGTCCCACCTCGCCCGTTCAGACGTCACCTGCTGGAAGACGCCTTCGCACCTGTCCGGCGCGGACAGGTGCGAAGGAACGTTCATGTGATGATAGTGAGCGGGTTTTCCATACGTTTCCAGGCTCCGAGGACGGCCTTGTGGGCGTCCGGCTGCAGGTGGGCGTAGCGCTGGGTGGTCTGGAAGCTCTCGTGTCCGAGGAGGTGTTGGACCTCGTAGAGCGAGACTCCCTTCTGGACGAGCCACGAGGCGCAGGTGTGGCGCATGGAGTGCGGTGGGTAGTGCGGGACGAGCTGTAACTCGCCGTCGTCGCCGAAGTAGAAGGCGGCCTCGACGGCGGGCCACCAGGTCTGCCGGCGCCAGTTGCTGTCGGCGAGCAGGCGCCCGGAGCGGCCCTTGGTGATGGTGGTAAACACCACCGCGTCGCGGTCGAGCCGGTGGATGTGGCGTTCGAACACTTCCAGGACATGGGGCGGGAGCGGTACCTCCCGGCGGCTCTTGGAACTTTTGGGGTATTCCTTGATGCCGCTTTTGGTGTTGACCTCCACCACGAACAGGCGCGAGCGGCGCACGTCGATGCGGTGGCGGTGCAGACCGGAGAGTTCTCCCCAGCGCAGTCCGGTGTAGAAGCCGAGCAGGCACATCGTCCGCCAGGCGGGGGTGAGTCCGTCGAGGATGCTCTGCGCCTGGTCGGGCGTGAACCACTGCGGCGGTTTGACCGCGATGGGCGGCAGGTCGATGCTGCGGCACGGGCTCACCGCGATCACATCGTCGTCGACCGCCGCACGCATGATCGACGACGTCAGGTTGTAAGCCCGCTTGATCGCAGCAGGGCCCGCGCCCTTGTTGACCAGGGAGCGGATCCAAGTCTGGACGTCCATGCGGGTGATGGCCCTCATCTCCCAGTCCGCCCAGTGGGGCATGACGTGGTTCTTGATGCTCGATGCGTCGCCGCGCAGGGTGTGTGGTTCGACGATGCGGGCGTTCCACCATCGGTCGTGCCACTCTCGGAACGAGATTTCGCCGGCCCGCGGGTCGCGTATGGCTCCGCGGGCGAACTGGGTCTCCAACTCGATGCCCCAAGCGCGGGCCTGGGCTTTGAGGGGGAAGGACTCGCTGAACCGGTCGCCGGTCCGATTGCGTACGGTCGCCTGCCACCTGCCGGACTTCAATTTACGCAGGTACGTGGTACTGCTCCTTCACGCAGGGACGGTGAGGGCTGGAGCGACGGTGAGAGATCACCGGCGGGCGCGCGGGGAAGCGACCAGCCTGCTGGCGATGAACTCATCCAGCCCTGCGGCGGGGACACGGACGCGGGAGCGTTGCGTCCCGGTGCGCAGGTCGACGACGGGAAGGTCCCCGGCGGCGATGAAGCGGTAGACGGTGCGGCGGTCGACGTCCAGGGCGGCAGCCACGGCAGGGATGGACAGCAAACGGGCAGGCATGGGCGACTCCTTGGAGACATGGAGGGGAGGAAAGAGCCGGCGATTGGATTTCGCCGGGCTGGCGGGCGGTCCAGGACGAAGGTTGACCAGCCCGGTCAGGGCAGTGGGACCACATCGCCCGGGAGATGCGTCACGTGATGGCCGCAGTGAGGTGCGGACCGCCGAAGGTCGGGATGCGTGCGGCGGCGGGCCCGTCTCCGGATCTTGGGCCGGAGTGCGGAGCGGTTATTACTGCTCAGGTGAGTGGGCTGTGCCCGTCATGAAGGCAAAGGCTGACCCCGAAGACTCCTCTTCAATCCGTTCCAGAAGGGCACGAAAGCGCCCTTTGAAAAGCAACAAAGAATCGCCTATCGCGGGCTGCGGCAAACTGCTCGACTCCTCACACACAAGTTAGGGCCGCGTCGGCGCTCTCGGTCGTTCAATGGTCTTGAGAATCGCCGGTTTGGCCAACCGGCGATCGTCGGCTATATTCCCCCGCCGTCCGCCCGGTGACGCGTACCGGCATCGCCGAGGAGTGCCTGGGGAGCCACGCCGAGGGCGGCGGCGATGGCCACGAGGTCGTCGACGTCGCAACGGCGAACTCGTCTTTCCACGCGGGAGAGTTGGGTGAAGGTCAGGGGCCGGCCGAGGGCGGTGACGCGGGCGGCGAGGTAGCGCTGCGAGTAGCCGCGCGTGGTGCGCAGGCGTTCTATGGCGTGTGCGGCGGCTTGTCCGGCGGGGCCGATTTCGAGGGGGCGTGGCGGCATGGGTGTGTTGTAGCTTGCTTTCCCGAGCCGGGGGAAGCGGTGTGGTGTCTGCCGTGAGCGATGCACGCGATGTGCCGGTTTCCGGCACCTTTTTCCTTGACCGGCGTTTCGGGTTTATGGTTCTCCGGCCCCGCACGATTACTGCAGAGTTTGTAGGTCAACTCTGGACTTGTGCACGGTGGGTGTGGCTGTGTTGTCCACGCGCCCCGGCATTTCGCCGGACAACGCCCCGAATCGCGACGAAGGTGGTCGATCGACATCGCCCGTATCCGCACCATCAAGCCCGAAGCGTTCGCCTCCGAGTCGTTGGCGATGGTGTCCCTGTCCGCGGAGCGGACCTTCTTCGGGCTGCTCACGCAGGCCGATGACCGCGGTCGATTCCGCGACCAGGCCGCGGTCATCGCCGGCCTGCTGTGGTCGCTGCGCCCGGACCACGGCCCCGTGGGCGTCGATGACGACCTCAGCCAGCTCCAGGAAGCCGGGCTGATCTGCCGCTACGAGGGCGGCGACGGCAAGCGGTACCTGCACCTCGTCACCTTCGCCCGCCACCAGAAGATCAACCGGCCCAGCGGCGTGCGCCACCCGGACTGCCCGCACCACGATCTGGGCCACCTCGGCCCTGTCCGTGAGCCCGCGCTGAGGACTCACGGAGTCCTCCCGGAGCACTCCGTGACCCCTCACGGAACCAGGGCGATAACCCCGCCTACCGAAGAAGGGGCTGGTCAGCAGGCACTCAGTGAGTCCTCATCGCCAACTCACGGCTGGCTCACGGAGGGCTCCGTGAGCCCTCACGGTCCGGATCTAGGACCTAGGAACTTGGATCTAGGATCTTCCCCTTCGGGGGGCGCGAGCGCCCCCGCGCCTGCGAGCGCCTCGGCGAAGGACCTGATCGGCGAGTACGTCGCCGCGTGTGCCGAACGCCCGCCGGGCAGCTTCCTGGGACACCTGGGACGCGAAGTGCGCAACCTGCTGGCCGAGGGCATCAAGGCCGACCACATCCGCGCCGCACTCATCCAGCAACGGGCCAAGGGAGTGCACCCCAGCGTGCTGCCCAGCCTCGTCAACGACGTGATGAACACACCCACACGCAGCACCGCCCCGAGCCGGGCCTGGACCAACCCGGCCGATACCGCAGCGGCTTACGGAGGCCAGCTCTGAACACCACCACCGGCACCCGCAAGCGCCCACCTCAGCCCGTCGGCACCATGACGGACCGCCTCGAAGCCATCCTCACCGCCCGCGGCCTCGACCCCACAGCCACAGCAGCACCACCGCCGGAGGAACCGGTCAGCGCCCTGGAACTGGCCGACAGACGCATCCCCGCCCGCTACCGCGGCGCCCGCGCCGACCACCCCCAGATCACCGCCTGGGCCACCCAGATCGCCCGAGCAGGACGCCCAGGACCAGCCGGAGCTCCCGGTATATCCGAGGGCGGCTCCCTGCTGATCGTCGGCCCCACCGGCACGGGCAAGACCCACCAGGCATACGGCGCCATCCGCACCCTCCTGCACCGAGGCGTCCGCCTGCGCTGGGAAGCCACCACCAGCGCCGACCTCCACGCCCGCCTGCGCCCCAACTCCCGCACCGGGCACGACAGCGAACGCGAGCTGCAGACCCTGGCCCGCTGCCCGCTGCTGCTCCTGGACGACCTCGGCGCGGCCAAGACCAGCGAGTGGACCGAGGAGCTGACCTACCGGCTCATCAACCACCGCTACGAGCACCTGCTCCCCACCCTCATCACCACCAACCTCCCCACCGCCGAACTCCGCACCACCCTCGGCGACCGCGTCGCCTCCCGCCTCGCCGAAATGACCGAACGCGTCATCCTCACCGGCCCCGACCGCCGCCGCGAGGACCCCGTCTCGACCAACCGATACACGCCATCCCTGTAGCGGGTCGGTCGGCGTCTGCGCACAGGCCATTCCGTCCGGGGACCGTCGCCATACCTCGGGACCGGTCCCCAGCAGAACGGGGACCGACTGCCTCCAGTAGCGGGGACCGACGCCACCTCTCGGGGCACCGTCCCGACGGCGCACTTCGGGGACCGGTCCCCGATCGAAGCGGGGACCGGTCCCGGAGCCGAACACGGCACCGTACGGGGACCGGTCCCCAACGAACTAGTCGGACCCGGGGACCGGGGACCGGGACAACGAACAGGTCAACGCCTTACAAGAGCAGCCTCGGTCCCCGCAGCGCACTCGGGGACCGCCCATGCGGGGTGGCCGGGGACCGACGCCTTCGTCGCCTGCCGGGACCGATACACGCGGGGACCGACTGGTACCACGGTCCCCTCAAACGGGGACCAACCACGGGGACCGTTCCCCTGGACCGGATGAAGAATGCAGGTCTCCGCGGGCCCCGATCCGGTGCATCCCCGCGGGACCGTCCCGGCCCCGGCTGCCCTCTCTCCGGCCCCGACCGCCACAGACCACGCCGCCGCGTCAAATACGCTGCCAAGGAGCTTCCATGCATCAGCGCCATCCTCAGACGTCCACCGAGGCGCACCAGAACGTGACCTCCCCAGCCCCAAACCGCACAGCAAGTTGGGGCGGAAGCGTAGCTTCCGCCGACCCCGCCCCTGGAGGGGCGGAGGGTGACCTGCACCGGGAGGCGCAGGTCTCGGCTTCGACCGAGGGCGGATCGAAGCCGGGGCAGGAGGAGGAGCCGACCGAGCGCCGCAGTCGCCGCGAGCGCGCCGCCCATACCCGTCAGCGTCCACGTCAGCCGCGTGAGAAGAAGCGCTTGCACCAGCCCAATGCGCGCTTCAACGAGGAAGAGTTCGCCGTGATCAGGTCCGCCGCCGCCCGTTGCAACCTGTCCGTCGCCGGCTTCCTTGCTCGCTCCGCCCTCGCCGCTGCCCGTGACCTCGATCGCACCAGCGCGGAGATAGCCGACGAGCGGGAAGTAATCACCGTCCTGCTCGAGAGCCGTCGCAAGCTCGGCTGGGCCGGCAGCAACCTCAACCAGGCGGTCAAAGCCCTCAACTCCGGTGCCGAGGACACCCCACAGCTATGGA is a genomic window of Streptomyces sp. NBC_00414 containing:
- a CDS encoding plasmid mobilization protein, translated to MHQRHPQTSTEAHQNVTSPAPNRTASWGGSVASADPAPGGAEGDLHREAQVSASTEGGSKPGQEEEPTERRSRRERAAHTRQRPRQPREKKRLHQPNARFNEEEFAVIRSAAARCNLSVAGFLARSALAAARDLDRTSAEIADEREVITVLLESRRKLGWAGSNLNQAVKALNSGAEDTPQLWTAITAVRRAADTVHEACTRLIEQRTS